DNA from Colletotrichum higginsianum IMI 349063 chromosome 7 map unlocalized unitig_7, whole genome shotgun sequence:
AACCACGCCTTCTTCCACCACGACCGACGGTGCCGAGACGCACTCCGAAGAATGGCCTTTTGAAGGGCTCATAATCACCTTATATCGAACGTGCGACaagtcgacggcctcgccaaATATTCCTCATACGCCACATCAACTCAGGCAGCCCTTTCGCCACAATGCCCGACTCGATGGACGCCCCGTTAATGGCCGGTCGCCAGGaccgcgacgacgagttgGACTACCGCGATGCGGACGAGGAAGCCGATGTCCTACCCCCGTCAATGAAGCAATCACAACAATCTACGCCCAGTCTCTTCGTCTGGCTTCTTACCTTTGCCGCCGGCATCAGCGGTTTGCTGTTTGGATGTGAGTTTGGCCGCGCAGTGTAGCATCGAAGcagtgtgtgtgagagacAGAGTTCTGACCATGTATGTAACCAGATGATACGGGCGTAATATCGGCAACTCTTGTCAAGATCGATACCTCGCTCTCCAACCGAACCCTGACGACATTCGACAAGTCCATTATTACATCTAGTACCGCGCTCTTTGCGCTTCTCGTAtctcccttctcttccatTGTCGCCGATGCGCTGGGCCGCAAGCGTGTtatcctcgtcgccgataTTCTCTTCATCCTTGGCGCATTGATGCAAGCATGGGCCGGCACAGTCACGTCCATGGTGATAGGCAGGTCGATAGTCGGCGCGGCTGTTGGAGCTGCCAGCTTCGTCGTCCCTCTGTACATCGCTGAGCTGGCCCCTGCCAGCCATCGTGGGCGATTGGTGACGATGAACGTCCTGTTTATCACGCTAGGCCAGGTTGTTGCGTACATCATCGGTTGGGCTTTTGCAGAGTACGGCGACCAGTCCACGGGATGGCGATGGATGGTTGGCCTGGGAGCTCTTCCTGCCGCCCTGCAATGCTCAATTCTCGTGCTGATGCCTGAATCACCACGATGGCTCGTCATGGTGGGCCAGTCGctgaaggcgaagaaggtgGTCGAGAAGGTCCTCGGCAACACGGTCGGCGGCATGAGGAATGCTGAGGCCGTCATCAAAGAAATCGAAATCGAGATTAGGGAGGAAAGAGAAGTCATGAGACGGGAGGGAACGCCGCGCATGGAGTGGTGGGGTGGCTGGCAAGAGTTGTTCTCGGTCGGGAGAAACAAGCGCGCGCTGGTTATCACATGCCTGCTCCAGGGACTCCAGCAACTTTGCGGGTTCAATTCGCTCATGTACTTCTCGGCGACCATCTTCAAGATGGTGGGCTTCGGCTCGCCCACACTCACTGCCATgagcgtcgccgtcaccaacTTCCTCTTCACGGTGGCAGCGCTGTGTCTCATCGACCGCATCGGAAGGCGCAAGATCCTGCTCTACTCCCTGCCGTTCATGGTTGCGGGGCTGATGCTGGCGGCGTACGGGTTTTCTTTCATCGACCTGCGGCCCGAAACGGCGGCCGCCAGCGAGGGCGGTACGGGCGAAGGAGCGGGTACGGATAGAGGAGCGGCGGTGTTGATTCTCATCAGCATTATGGGGTACGTCGCTGCGTATGCCCTCGGACTAGGCAATGTGCCATGGATGCAGAGTGAGCTGTTCCCGCTGGCGGTGCGGTCCATCGGCAGTGGAGTGTCAACTGCGACGAACTGGGGTGCCAACTTTGTCGTCGGCTTGACATTCCTCCCACTCATGGACGCACTCAGCCCTTCATGGACATTTGTACTCTACGCATTGGTATGCTTGCTGGGATATGGACTGGTCTGGCGAATTTATCCCGAGACGTCTGGCTTGACCCTCGAGGAGGCGACGAACCTGTTGGAGAACGGATGGGGGGTCCGACGTAACATCTGACTTCTGAGGGCCTGTAATTGAGATCGAAAGGGACCACGCTGTTTTGTACATTCAATCGCTACCTAGAGGCAATCTAGTCAATTCATCTTACTTTTAAAGAGGTTTAATGCGGGACTATCTTGTAGGTATGGAAACACGAGCTCACTACACCAAATGGTCTGTATACTTTGCTACTGTTGATCAAGAAATATGTATCTTGGTACACCATGCCGTGTGTCTTGAATTTCTAGTCAATCTACTTACAGATACTCTCAGGGTAGCTAAATATGTCTCGACTTATATTTGTAGTGACCATATCAAAGTAAATTCTACTCACTTTGTTCGGTGTAGCATGTTTCATTTGAAGAATAAACGGGCGAAATCCACGTCGTGCGAGAACCTTCTGAAGCAATGGATGAGACAGGGGGAGCCAGCAGC
Protein-coding regions in this window:
- a CDS encoding Myo-inositol transporter 1, with protein sequence MPDSMDAPLMAGRQDRDDELDYRDADEEADVLPPSMKQSQQSTPSLFVWLLTFAAGISGLLFGYDTGVISATLVKIDTSLSNRTLTTFDKSIITSSTALFALLVSPFSSIVADALGRKRVILVADILFILGALMQAWAGTVTSMVIGRSIVGAAVGAASFVVPLYIAELAPASHRGRLVTMNVLFITLGQVVAYIIGWAFAEYGDQSTGWRWMVGLGALPAALQCSILVLMPESPRWLVMVGQSLKAKKVVEKVLGNTVGGMRNAEAVIKEIEIEIREEREVMRREGTPRMEWWGGWQELFSVGRNKRALVITCLLQGLQQLCGFNSLMYFSATIFKMVGFGSPTLTAMSVAVTNFLFTVAALCLIDRIGRRKILLYSLPFMVAGLMLAAYGFSFIDLRPETAAASEGGTGEGAGTDRGAAVLILISIMGYVAAYALGLGNVPWMQSELFPLAVRSIGSGVSTATNWGANFVVGLTFLPLMDALSPSWTFVLYALVCLLGYGLVWRIYPETSGLTLEEATNLLENGWGVRRNI